In a single window of the Natronorubrum halophilum genome:
- a CDS encoding long-chain-fatty-acid--CoA ligase, translated as MPSHPTIGDTLEQTVGRHPDRDAIIYPRKDQRWTYAAFDERVNRLANAMLDLGIEKGDRVATVLYNGSEMALTVYACAKIGAVFTPLNFRLPAGEIEYIVTDAEAELLLFEFATREAVEGARPSLETVSEYVFIDDDAPEYASGFADLLESSSADRPDVSVAEDDVYAFIYTSGTTGRPKGVVHEHRSMVEHDLLCIAELNLTRHDIGLSMMPLYHCAELHCNLFPRVHRGAATVIHHEFEPQAALEAIEEYDVTQLFAAPTAWNALSLTAAETDVDVSSLRLGLYGAAPMPEQVLENCREHLCDDYVQAYGMTEMGPAAVFQPSEDQLPKQGSAGLPALNHELRVVEPDAAPDQEVAGGEIGEVLIAGPCAMREYWNRPEATQQSLREADGTTWYYTGDLGRLDDDGYLYVVDRKDDMIVSGGENIYPAEVEDALFSHDAVEEAAIVGEPDDEWGERVVAYVVGGVSADELDAFLLENDHLADFKRPRAYYFVDELPKNPSGKIQKFKLREGEADVDPEAETVAS; from the coding sequence ATGCCATCACATCCCACGATCGGCGACACCCTCGAGCAGACGGTCGGTCGACACCCCGACCGCGACGCGATCATCTATCCGCGGAAGGACCAGCGGTGGACCTACGCGGCGTTCGACGAGCGCGTCAATCGGCTGGCGAACGCGATGCTCGATCTCGGCATCGAGAAGGGAGACCGGGTGGCAACCGTTCTGTACAACGGCTCCGAGATGGCGCTCACCGTCTACGCCTGTGCGAAGATCGGCGCCGTCTTCACGCCGCTGAACTTCCGGCTTCCGGCGGGCGAGATCGAGTACATCGTCACCGACGCCGAAGCCGAACTGCTCCTGTTCGAATTCGCGACCCGGGAGGCGGTCGAGGGCGCTCGCCCGTCCCTCGAGACCGTGAGCGAGTACGTCTTCATCGACGACGACGCGCCGGAGTACGCGAGCGGGTTCGCCGACCTGCTCGAGTCGAGTTCCGCGGACCGGCCGGACGTTTCCGTCGCCGAGGACGACGTCTACGCCTTCATCTACACGTCAGGGACGACCGGCCGTCCGAAAGGGGTCGTCCACGAGCACCGGAGTATGGTCGAACACGATCTGCTGTGCATCGCGGAGCTGAATCTCACCCGCCACGATATCGGACTGTCGATGATGCCGCTGTATCACTGCGCCGAACTCCACTGCAATCTGTTCCCGCGGGTCCACCGCGGCGCGGCGACCGTCATCCACCACGAGTTCGAGCCGCAAGCGGCTCTCGAGGCGATCGAGGAGTACGACGTCACGCAGCTGTTTGCCGCACCGACGGCGTGGAACGCGCTGTCGCTGACCGCCGCCGAGACGGACGTCGACGTCTCGTCGCTCCGACTCGGTCTATACGGCGCGGCACCGATGCCCGAGCAGGTCCTCGAGAACTGCCGGGAACACCTCTGTGATGATTACGTCCAGGCGTACGGCATGACCGAGATGGGTCCCGCCGCCGTCTTCCAACCGTCGGAGGATCAACTCCCGAAGCAGGGCTCCGCCGGACTGCCCGCGCTCAACCACGAACTGCGCGTGGTCGAACCCGACGCGGCCCCGGACCAGGAGGTAGCGGGCGGCGAAATCGGCGAGGTTCTGATCGCCGGTCCGTGTGCGATGCGGGAGTACTGGAACCGTCCCGAGGCGACCCAGCAGTCGTTGCGCGAGGCCGACGGGACGACGTGGTACTACACCGGCGACCTCGGTCGCCTCGACGACGACGGCTACCTCTACGTCGTCGACCGGAAGGACGACATGATCGTCTCCGGCGGCGAGAACATCTATCCGGCTGAGGTCGAGGACGCACTGTTCTCCCACGACGCCGTCGAAGAGGCGGCCATCGTCGGCGAACCCGACGACGAGTGGGGCGAACGGGTCGTCGCGTACGTCGTCGGCGGCGTCTCCGCGGACGAACTCGACGCGTTCCTGCTCGAGAACGACCACCTCGCCGACTTCAAGCGACCGCGGGCGTACTACTTCGTGGACGAACTCCCCAAGAATCCCAGCGGGAAGATCCAGAAGTTCAAACTCCGGGAGGGCGAGGCGGACGTCGATCCCGAGGCCGAGACCGTCGCGTCCTGA
- a CDS encoding fibrillarin-like rRNA/tRNA 2'-O-methyltransferase yields the protein MSNAPLPDGVERRTFDGTERLATRGDPVYGEPTDGEWRAWSPNRSKLGAMFDLGMETGLEGGEAVLYLGAASGTTVSHVADFAGPTYAVEFAARPTRDLLEAAESRPRLFPLLKDARKPETYAHVVESNVDVLIQDVATRGQARVALENKRFLADDGRLLLAVKARSEDVTREPADVFEDVRAALEEGYEVLETRRLETYHADHLGIVARPR from the coding sequence CCCCGACGGCGTCGAACGCCGCACGTTCGACGGTACCGAACGGCTCGCGACCCGCGGCGACCCCGTCTACGGCGAGCCGACGGATGGCGAGTGGCGCGCCTGGAGCCCGAACCGCTCGAAGCTGGGCGCGATGTTCGACCTCGGGATGGAGACCGGCCTCGAAGGCGGCGAGGCGGTGCTCTACCTCGGGGCTGCCAGCGGGACGACGGTGAGCCACGTCGCCGACTTCGCCGGCCCGACCTACGCCGTCGAGTTCGCCGCCCGACCGACTCGGGACCTGCTCGAGGCCGCCGAATCGCGCCCGCGACTCTTCCCGCTACTCAAGGACGCCAGAAAGCCCGAAACTTACGCGCACGTCGTCGAATCGAACGTCGACGTACTGATTCAGGACGTCGCGACGCGCGGGCAGGCCCGCGTGGCCCTCGAGAACAAACGGTTCCTCGCCGACGACGGTCGGCTGCTGTTGGCCGTCAAGGCCAGAAGCGAGGACGTGACGCGCGAACCCGCCGACGTGTTCGAAGACGTTCGGGCGGCCCTCGAGGAGGGCTACGAGGTGCTCGAGACGCGGCGACTCGAGACGTACCACGCGGATCACCTCGGCATCGTCGCACGGCCGCGGTAA